In Aquificaceae bacterium, the DNA window GGCAAGGGATGAGAGAGGTTCAGAGCTGTATGAGTTTTTTAGAGACTGTGCAATTCAAAGGTTTGAGTTTACCTATGAGCTTCTTTGGAAGTGTGTGAAGTTTTACCTTTATGAGGTTCATGGTATTGTATGCAATTCGCCAAGGATGTGCCTAAGAGAATATTTAAGCATGTCTGGAGAGGCTTTTTCAGAAGAAGAAGGAATAGGGCTTTTTAGGCTTGTGGACTTGAGAAACCTAACCGCACACCTACGATGAAGAGCTTGCGGAAGAGATATTTAGAGAGTTAGAGGTAGCCTATAGCCTTATGGAGAAGGTGCTTTATGCCTTGAAGAGGTAAACACAAGGGATAAAAGGTATAGCAGAAAAGCTCCAAGAGTGCTTATTGCAAAGGAGCTCTTTACAGACAGGTCAAAACCTACCCTCAAGTCAAAAACTGAAAGCAGTTCCACTACCTGTATGACAGCCTTACCCATAAGCTCCAAAGGAAGGGTGGGAAGGCTAAAGAAGGTGATAAGCTCCAAAACTCCGTAGGCGGTAAAGGGAAGTAGCATATAGCCCACAAGGGGACTAAAAAGCACACTGCCAAGACTTGTATGGGTAAAGGAAAGCAATAGAGGAGACACTCCAAGAAAGGCAAAAAGAGAAACTCCAAAGGGTAGTCCCAAGTTTCTGTATACCCATGAGCCTTCCGAAGGCAAAAGCCTAAGACCAAGAATTATGTATAGGACCGCAAAGAAGGAAAGCCAGAAGGAAAAGGACTGGGAAAACTCAGGTCTATACAAAAGCAAGAGAGAACCAGAAAAGAGCAGTATGCCAAGAGAGTTTGGTCTACCTTCAGAAAGCCTCACTAAGACCCAAAGCAAAAGCATAAGCCATGCCCTAAGAACTGGAGCTTCCTTAGGAACAAGCAAAAGCACATAAAGGCTCACACCCACAACACCCAAAAGCAAACCGTAAGGATAGGGTAGGAGATACCTAAGAAGGAGAAAGACCATTCCCACATGAAAGCCAGATATTACAAGAAGGTGAATAAGACCCGTTTTGGTAAAGTAATACTGAAGGTCTTGAGGAAGACCCTCACGGGCTTCACCAAGAAGGTATGTAAGCACAAAGGCTTTCACTTGCGGGTCTTGTATTCTTTCTTGAATACGGTTTATGTAGGATTTTCTCAAAGTCTTTTCGGAAAGGAAATCCTCTATATCCCTATAGCTACCGCTGATAAAAAGCCTTGAGCCTTCTGCCCTTACCTTTCCATAAAGGCTAAAGGACTCTGTTGGAAGGTCTTTAAGACCGTATATGTTTACAAAGGCAGTCCTACCGTATAGCTCTGGAAGGTCTCCACCCACTACCTTTGCCCTAAACCTCAAGCCCCTATCTGTTTCTATTGGCACTCCCTCAAGCCTTAGCCAAACAATACCCTCATCCTCAAACCAAAGATACCTGTTTTCCCTCTCTACCCTCCAAAGGCTAAAGGCTAAAAGGAAAAGAAAAAGCAAAAACTGTAAAAGCTCACCTCTTTCTGGAAAGGATAAGGTAGACAAGTCCAAAAAGCCTTTTCTGGACTTCCAAAACCTCAAAGCCCTCCTCCTCAAACTCCTTTTTCACTTCCTCAATACTCAAGGAGTTTTCCAAAGAGTGGATAAAAAAGTCCCACTTTTCTCTGCCAAAGAGGAGAAGTCCCAAAGGCTTTAGTGGATACTTCATGAGGAATATAAGAATAGGCGTTAAACTAAAGCGGTTTATGTCAAGCATAGCAATTTGTCCGTGCTTTTCCAAAATCCTGTAGGCTTCTCTTAAAAAGGCTTTTCTATCTAAAAGATGCCTGTATACGAGGGATAGAGTTATAGAGCCAAAGGAAGAGTCTTTAAAAGGCATATTCTCTGCGTCCGCCACCACAAACTTACA includes these proteins:
- a CDS encoding ComEC/Rec2 family competence protein: MRFWKSRKGFLDLSTLSFPERGELLQFLLFLFLLAFSLWRVERENRYLWFEDEGIVWLRLEGVPIETDRGLRFRAKVVGGDLPELYGRTAFVNIYGLKDLPTESFSLYGKVRAEGSRLFISGSYRDIEDFLSEKTLRKSYINRIQERIQDPQVKAFVLTYLLGEAREGLPQDLQYYFTKTGLIHLLVISGFHVGMVFLLLRYLLPYPYGLLLGVVGVSLYVLLLVPKEAPVLRAWLMLLLWVLVRLSEGRPNSLGILLFSGSLLLLYRPEFSQSFSFWLSFFAVLYIILGLRLLPSEGSWVYRNLGLPFGVSLFAFLGVSPLLLSFTHTSLGSVLFSPLVGYMLLPFTAYGVLELITFFSLPTLPLELMGKAVIQVVELLSVFDLRVGFDLSVKSSFAISTLGAFLLYLLSLVFTSSRHKAPSP
- a CDS encoding class I SAM-dependent methyltransferase, producing MITKKTVGEVFSSVSKKYDFFLNLITFRRIDHWQRDLLNMLSPEGNRLDVGTGTGEVLLKSQNKGMRVGMDLSLEMLKLAKSKCKVCKFVVADAENMPFKDSSFGSITLSLVYRHLLDRKAFLREAYRILEKHGQIAMLDINRFSLTPILIFLMKYPLKPLGLLLFGREKWDFFIHSLENSLSIEEVKKEFEEEGFEVLEVQKRLFGLVYLILSRKR
- a CDS encoding nucleotidyltransferase substrate binding protein — protein: MGRLRDALEAFEKAMRRLKSALLKARDERGSELYEFFRDCAIQRFEFTYELLWKCVKFYLYEVHGIVCNSPRMCLREYLSMSGEAFSEEEGIGLFRLVDLRNLTAHLR